In the Flavisolibacter tropicus genome, one interval contains:
- a CDS encoding nitrous oxide reductase family maturation protein NosD — MKSIITIICLLVLQVSFAGTIVVGPSEVISSLRKAIDKANDGDTILLQKGVYKEGNIVITKSIRLIGVGQPVLDGENKNEILTLAGSSILVKGIQFANAGYSAMNDYAAIKIIDASHVIVENNTITNAYFAIHVANTSYSIIRNNTIKGTPKTEQTTGNGIHLWKCNNMLIRDNHIEGHRDGIYFEFVTHSIIKSNLSTKNIRYGLHFMFSHNDTYVGNTFLDNGAGVAVMYSHDVLMLQNSFDKNWGPSAYGILLKEISNSRIVQNTFHQNTVGIMMEGTSRIDVQMNSFTANGWSMKVQASCDDNSFHHNNFQGNTFDVATNGTMMLNHFYSNYWDKYEGYDLNKDGVGDVSYHPVSMYAMVIEQNPNSLVLLRSFMVSLLDKAEKAIPSLTPENLVDEKPYMKPFQL; from the coding sequence GTGAAAAGTATCATTACCATAATTTGTTTGCTGGTGCTGCAAGTAAGTTTTGCAGGTACCATTGTGGTAGGGCCATCTGAAGTGATCAGTTCCTTACGCAAAGCTATTGACAAGGCTAACGATGGTGATACCATACTGTTGCAGAAAGGTGTGTATAAAGAAGGTAACATCGTTATCACAAAATCAATACGCCTTATTGGTGTGGGACAACCTGTGTTGGATGGGGAAAACAAGAATGAGATACTTACTCTTGCAGGAAGTTCAATATTGGTAAAAGGCATCCAGTTTGCCAATGCCGGCTATTCAGCCATGAACGATTACGCCGCTATTAAAATCATTGATGCCAGCCATGTGATTGTAGAGAACAACACTATTACTAACGCTTACTTTGCCATTCACGTAGCGAACACTTCTTACTCCATTATTCGCAATAATACCATCAAGGGGACGCCCAAAACAGAACAAACAACCGGCAATGGAATTCACTTGTGGAAGTGCAACAACATGCTTATCCGCGACAACCATATAGAAGGTCATCGCGACGGCATCTATTTTGAGTTTGTTACGCACTCCATTATTAAAAGCAATCTTAGTACTAAGAACATTCGTTACGGTTTGCACTTCATGTTCTCTCACAACGATACCTATGTGGGTAATACCTTTTTAGATAACGGTGCCGGTGTAGCTGTTATGTACTCACACGATGTACTGATGCTGCAGAATAGCTTTGACAAGAACTGGGGACCGAGTGCCTATGGTATTCTGTTAAAAGAAATTTCAAATAGCCGCATTGTTCAGAATACGTTCCATCAAAATACAGTGGGAATTATGATGGAAGGAACGAGCCGGATAGATGTGCAGATGAACTCCTTTACTGCTAATGGATGGTCTATGAAAGTACAAGCTAGTTGTGACGACAACAGTTTTCATCACAACAACTTCCAGGGCAACACATTTGATGTAGCCACCAATGGAACGATGATGCTGAACCATTTTTACAGTAATTACTGGGATAAATATGAAGGTTATGATTTGAATAAAGATGGGGTGGGAGATGTGTCTTATCACCCGGTGAGCATGTATGCAATGGTGATTGAACAAAACCCCAACTCGTTGGTATTACTACGCAGTTTTATGGTATCACTGCTCGATAAAGCGGAGAAGGCAATTCCTAGTCTGACCCCAGAAAACCTTGTTGATGAAAAACCGTACATGAAACCCTTTCAATTATGA
- a CDS encoding c-type cytochrome, with protein MFYVRLLFILVVSYACYSFVVYTKGTAGTITPAAETQQVVSEGKQLYQQYNCTACHQIYGLGGYLGPELTTAYSDKNRGEAYMRAMLQAGGSRMPNFHFTSQQIDALIAYLKYVDTTATPIKD; from the coding sequence ATGTTTTACGTTCGATTACTGTTTATATTGGTTGTTAGTTATGCCTGCTATTCGTTTGTAGTATATACAAAAGGAACGGCAGGCACTATAACGCCTGCCGCCGAAACGCAACAGGTTGTTAGTGAGGGCAAGCAGCTGTACCAGCAATACAACTGTACCGCCTGCCACCAGATATACGGGCTTGGCGGCTACCTGGGCCCAGAGCTCACCACTGCTTATTCCGACAAGAACAGGGGCGAAGCGTATATGCGCGCTATGCTACAAGCTGGTGGCAGCCGAATGCCCAATTTTCATTTTACCTCCCAACAGATTGATGCACTTATTGCTTACTTGAAGTATGTTGACACAACCGCTACCCCTATCAAAGACTAA
- a CDS encoding ABC transporter permease subunit, whose amino-acid sequence MIKISKYVLYDILRNKVTVAYTIFLLAVSFSLFQMEENSSKAMLSLLNIVLIVVPLISMVFSTIHWYNSYEFIELMLTQPISRKKVLFSEFAGVSTSLLTAFFIGVGVPVLLYSFNSTGLALLLIGCLLTLVFTSIAFLTSVKAKDKARGIGFALMLWFYFALIYDGLVLLVLFSFSDYPLEKITLFLSSLNPIDLGRIFLMLQMDVSALMGYTGATYKEFFGSNLGVLYTIGIMLIWIVVPIMIAARSFNKKDL is encoded by the coding sequence ATGATCAAAATATCCAAATACGTTCTATACGACATACTTCGAAACAAGGTTACTGTGGCGTACACCATCTTTTTGTTGGCAGTATCATTTAGCCTGTTCCAAATGGAAGAGAATTCCAGTAAGGCTATGTTAAGCCTGCTGAATATTGTGCTGATTGTGGTGCCTTTGATCAGCATGGTTTTTTCAACTATACATTGGTACAACTCGTACGAGTTTATTGAGCTGATGCTGACGCAGCCTATTAGCCGGAAGAAAGTATTGTTTAGTGAGTTTGCTGGCGTGAGTACCTCATTACTAACCGCTTTCTTCATTGGTGTGGGCGTGCCGGTGTTGCTGTATTCTTTTAATAGTACCGGATTGGCGTTATTGCTGATTGGCTGCCTGCTGACATTGGTCTTTACCTCTATTGCTTTTTTAACCTCTGTGAAAGCGAAAGACAAAGCCCGGGGTATTGGCTTTGCACTGATGTTGTGGTTCTATTTTGCCTTGATCTATGATGGGTTGGTATTGTTAGTGCTTTTCAGTTTTAGCGATTACCCATTGGAAAAGATTACGTTGTTCTTGTCTTCTTTGAATCCTATTGATTTGGGCCGCATCTTTTTGATGCTGCAAATGGATGTGAGCGCTTTGATGGGATATACTGGTGCTACCTACAAGGAATTCTTTGGAAGTAATTTGGGTGTATTGTATACAATAGGTATTATGCTGATTTGGATTGTAGTGCCTATAATGATAGCAGCTAGGTCATTCAATAAAAAAGACCTTTAA
- a CDS encoding ABC transporter ATP-binding protein, translating to MIQITNLQKRFKKLQALNNINADFNKGQVISLIGPNGSGKTTLIKSILGLVKPDNGSILFNNTPVTADVKYREQIGYMPQIGRYPDNMKIGQVFEMIKNIRGNATKLDEELYYKFKLDTLLDKSMRSLSGGTRQKVSAALAFLFNPDVLILDEPTAGLDPLASEILKEKVIAEKKKGKLILITSHILSDLEELTTDIMYLQDGRVVFFKSLQELQEDTGEEKLGKAIAYVMKEGMQKREAVYLKIAN from the coding sequence ATGATACAGATTACAAACCTCCAAAAGCGTTTCAAAAAACTACAGGCGCTGAATAACATAAATGCCGATTTTAACAAAGGACAAGTGATCTCCCTAATTGGCCCTAATGGCTCTGGCAAGACCACCTTGATAAAATCCATATTAGGACTAGTGAAACCTGATAACGGTAGCATTCTGTTTAACAATACACCGGTTACAGCAGATGTGAAGTACCGTGAGCAGATTGGTTATATGCCTCAGATAGGTCGCTATCCCGACAATATGAAGATTGGGCAGGTGTTTGAAATGATCAAGAATATTCGGGGTAATGCCACCAAGCTGGATGAAGAGCTGTATTACAAGTTTAAGTTAGATACACTGCTGGATAAAAGCATGCGCTCTTTATCTGGAGGTACGCGCCAAAAAGTAAGTGCCGCATTGGCCTTTCTGTTCAATCCTGATGTGCTGATCCTGGACGAGCCAACAGCAGGCCTGGATCCACTGGCTTCAGAGATCCTGAAAGAAAAAGTAATTGCTGAAAAGAAGAAAGGAAAGCTGATACTGATTACTTCTCACATTCTAAGCGACCTGGAGGAACTCACTACCGACATTATGTATCTGCAAGATGGCAGGGTAGTTTTCTTTAAATCCTTGCAGGAACTACAGGAGGATACGGGAGAAGAAAAATTAGGAAAGGCTATAGCTTATGTAATGAAAGAAGGTATGCAGAAGCGAGAAGCGGTTTATTTGAAAATAGCAAACTAA